A genomic segment from Chitinophagaceae bacterium encodes:
- a CDS encoding DUF4286 family protein has protein sequence MGKESFIYNVTVKVAAGIGNEWLQWLQKEHIPEVTATGCFSHAIVLHLFEMDDGESCTYAIQYYTDSIKNQERYIAQFANGLRQKSFDRWGDKFVAFRTFMKVVN, from the coding sequence ATGGGTAAAGAAAGTTTTATTTACAATGTTACCGTAAAGGTTGCTGCTGGCATTGGTAATGAATGGCTGCAATGGCTACAAAAAGAACACATACCCGAAGTAACCGCTACGGGTTGCTTTTCACACGCCATTGTGTTACATTTATTTGAAATGGACGACGGCGAAAGCTGTACTTATGCCATACAATATTATACCGATAGTATAAAAAACCAGGAACGCTACATTGCCCAATTTGCCAATGGGCTGCGGCAAAAATCATTCGACAGATGGGGCGATAAATTTGTAGCTTTTAGGACTTTTATGAAAGTTGTGAACTAA
- a CDS encoding 30S ribosomal protein THX: MGRGDIKTKKGKIFAGSFGKKRAAKPPKKKSTPKKKA, translated from the coding sequence ATGGGACGTGGTGATATCAAAACAAAAAAAGGAAAAATTTTTGCAGGTTCTTTTGGTAAAAAAAGAGCAGCAAAACCGCCTAAGAAAAAATCAACTCCAAAAAAGAAAGCTTAA
- a CDS encoding aspartate-semialdehyde dehydrogenase gives MKVAVVGATGLVGSKMLQILAERNFPVSELIPVASEKSVGKLIVFNGKNCKVVSMADAIALKPNVALFSAGGSTSLEWAPKFAEAGITVIDNSSAWRMDATKKLVIPEVNAAALEPTDKIIANPNCSTIQMLLVLNPLHKRYTIKRVVVSTYQSVTGTGVKAVEQMMNERKGITDGPMAYHYPIDQNAIPHIDAFLENGYTKEEMKMVNETKKIMGDNSIAVTATCVRIPTLGGHSESVNIEFEKDFDLQELKNLLAASPGLVVKDDVANAIYPMPLTANEKDDTFVGRLRRDETRPNTLNCWIVSDNLRKGAATNAVQIAEYLLEKRFI, from the coding sequence ATGAAAGTTGCGGTAGTTGGCGCCACGGGCCTGGTAGGTTCAAAAATGTTGCAGATTTTAGCCGAGAGGAATTTCCCGGTTTCGGAACTTATTCCCGTGGCTTCTGAAAAATCTGTGGGAAAGCTTATTGTGTTTAATGGCAAGAATTGTAAAGTGGTAAGCATGGCAGATGCAATTGCTTTAAAGCCAAACGTTGCTTTGTTTTCTGCAGGTGGAAGTACATCGCTTGAATGGGCTCCAAAATTTGCCGAAGCAGGAATTACCGTTATAGACAACAGCAGCGCATGGCGCATGGATGCCACAAAAAAATTAGTGATACCCGAAGTAAATGCAGCAGCGCTTGAACCTACAGATAAAATTATTGCCAACCCCAATTGCAGTACCATACAAATGCTGCTGGTGCTAAACCCGCTGCATAAAAGGTATACCATAAAACGAGTGGTGGTAAGCACATATCAAAGCGTTACCGGCACCGGCGTAAAAGCAGTGGAGCAAATGATGAATGAGCGCAAGGGCATTACCGATGGCCCCATGGCTTATCATTACCCTATTGACCAAAACGCCATACCGCATATAGATGCATTTTTGGAAAACGGCTATACCAAGGAAGAAATGAAAATGGTGAACGAAACCAAAAAAATTATGGGTGACAACAGCATTGCCGTAACTGCAACCTGCGTACGCATACCTACACTGGGTGGCCACAGCGAAAGCGTGAATATTGAATTTGAAAAAGATTTTGATTTGCAGGAGTTAAAAAATTTGCTGGCTGCTTCACCGGGCTTAGTGGTTAAAGACGATGTGGCCAATGCCATTTACCCAATGCCGCTTACCGCAAATGAAAAAGACGATACTTTTGTAGGCCGCCTCCGGCGGGACGAAACCCGGCCCAATACGCTCAACTGCTGGATAGTGAGCGACAACCTGCGCAAGGGCGCCGCCACCAATGCGGTGCAGATAGCAGAGTATTTATTGGAAAAAAGGTTTATTTAG
- the uvrB gene encoding excinuclease ABC subunit UvrB, producing MPFLLNAPYKPAGDQPGAIAQLTEAILNEETYQTLLGVTGSGKTFTMASVIANVQKPTLVITHNKTLVAQLYGEFRQFFPDNAVGYFVSYYDYYQPEAYIPTSNVYIEKDLSINEELDKLRLQATAQLLSGRRDIIVVASVSCIYGMGNPTEYENGIIRIKKGQVISRQGFLHALVNSLYHRSQGDFERGSFRVKGDTVDVNLPYVDFGYRIGFFGDEIESIDTIELSTGKRISSVENAAIFPANLYLAPKDMLTKVIHEIQDELAAQETYFKSIGKYIEAQRIGERVNYDLEMIRELGYCNGIENYSRFFDRRQPGARPFCLLDYFPKDYLTIIDESHQTIPQISGMYSGDRSRKLTLVEYGFRLPSALDNRPQNFNEFDNLSNQIVFVSATPGEYELEKTGGVVVEQVVRPTGLLDPPIEIRPSINQVDDLLDEIDNRIKKGDRVLVTTLTKRMAEEMDKYLHRINIKSKYIHSEVDTLERVEILRELRLGIIDVLVGVNLLREGLDLPEVSLVAILDADKEGFLRNERSLTQTAGRAARNVNGLVIFYADSITQSMQKTIDETNRRREKQIAYNIKHNITPQTVSKSKEQIMAQGSVLDVKGYDPSRPYALQPDEDQVTIAAQEQEEYNTIPKMEKAINQTKKAMEKAARDLDFMEAARLRDEMFHLQKKLEEMKIN from the coding sequence ATGCCCTTTTTACTAAATGCTCCATATAAGCCTGCAGGCGACCAGCCTGGGGCTATTGCACAACTTACAGAAGCTATCTTAAACGAAGAAACTTACCAAACCCTGCTGGGTGTTACCGGAAGTGGAAAAACTTTTACTATGGCCAGTGTAATTGCCAACGTACAAAAGCCTACGCTGGTAATTACACATAATAAAACCCTGGTTGCTCAACTTTATGGTGAGTTCAGGCAGTTTTTTCCTGATAATGCCGTTGGCTATTTTGTAAGTTATTACGATTATTACCAACCCGAAGCATACATACCTACCAGCAATGTATATATTGAAAAAGACCTGAGCATTAATGAAGAGCTCGATAAACTACGGCTGCAGGCAACCGCACAATTACTTAGTGGCCGCAGGGATATTATTGTTGTGGCAAGCGTAAGTTGTATTTATGGTATGGGCAACCCAACGGAATATGAAAATGGGATCATACGCATAAAAAAAGGCCAGGTAATTTCCCGGCAGGGTTTTTTACATGCACTGGTAAATTCTTTGTACCATCGCAGCCAGGGCGATTTTGAAAGGGGTTCCTTTAGGGTAAAAGGAGATACCGTAGATGTTAATTTGCCTTATGTGGATTTTGGTTACCGCATTGGTTTTTTTGGAGACGAAATTGAAAGCATAGATACAATAGAGTTAAGTACAGGAAAACGAATTTCTTCGGTAGAAAATGCTGCCATTTTTCCTGCAAATTTATACCTGGCGCCAAAAGATATGCTCACCAAAGTAATTCATGAAATACAAGATGAACTTGCTGCACAGGAAACCTATTTTAAAAGTATTGGAAAATATATTGAAGCACAGCGTATTGGCGAAAGGGTAAATTACGACCTGGAAATGATTCGTGAACTGGGTTATTGCAATGGCATTGAAAACTACAGCCGATTTTTTGACAGGCGGCAACCCGGTGCAAGGCCTTTTTGCCTGCTGGATTATTTTCCAAAAGATTACCTCACCATTATTGATGAAAGCCACCAAACTATACCGCAAATAAGTGGCATGTACAGTGGAGACAGAAGCCGTAAACTCACTTTAGTGGAATATGGTTTTAGATTGCCCTCGGCATTAGACAACCGGCCGCAAAATTTTAATGAGTTTGATAACCTTAGCAACCAAATTGTATTTGTATCGGCCACACCCGGGGAATATGAACTGGAAAAAACCGGCGGTGTTGTTGTAGAGCAAGTGGTGCGGCCAACGGGCTTGCTGGACCCGCCAATAGAAATTCGCCCTTCTATAAACCAGGTAGATGACCTGCTGGATGAAATTGACAACCGCATTAAAAAAGGCGACCGTGTGCTGGTTACCACACTTACCAAACGAATGGCCGAAGAAATGGATAAATACCTTCACCGCATCAATATAAAAAGCAAATACATACACAGCGAAGTAGATACTTTAGAAAGAGTGGAAATTTTACGTGAGCTCCGCCTGGGCATAATTGATGTATTGGTAGGTGTAAACTTATTGAGAGAAGGATTGGATCTTCCGGAAGTTTCTCTTGTAGCTATTTTAGATGCTGATAAAGAAGGCTTTTTAAGAAATGAAAGGAGCCTTACACAAACCGCAGGCCGTGCCGCACGCAATGTAAACGGCCTGGTAATTTTTTATGCCGATTCCATTACCCAAAGCATGCAAAAAACAATTGACGAAACCAACCGCAGGCGTGAAAAACAAATTGCCTATAATATTAAACACAACATTACGCCACAAACCGTTTCCAAGTCCAAAGAACAAATAATGGCTCAGGGCAGTGTACTCGATGTAAAAGGTTACGACCCAAGCCGCCCTTATGCATTGCAACCAGATGAAGACCAGGTAACCATTGCAGCACAGGAGCAGGAAGAATACAATACTATTCCAAAAATGGAGAAGGCAATAAACCAAACCAAAAAAGCAATGGAAAAAGCTGCCCGTGACCTTGACTTTATGGAAGCAGCAAGATTGAGGGATGAAATGTTTCACCTGCAAAAAAAGCTTGAGGAAATGAAAATAAACTAA
- a CDS encoding PadR family transcriptional regulator, which yields MNIDNTASQMRKGVLEFCILSIIKQGEAYPSDIIGKMKEANLNIFEGTLYPLLTRLKNAELLTYRWEESTSGPPRKYFSLTEKGATFYGELEATWNELANAVETLTKQSTEPST from the coding sequence ATGAACATTGACAACACAGCGAGCCAGATGCGAAAAGGGGTTTTGGAGTTTTGCATTTTGTCTATAATAAAACAAGGAGAAGCTTACCCTTCGGATATTATCGGCAAGATGAAAGAAGCCAACCTCAATATTTTTGAAGGGACGCTTTACCCGCTACTTACCCGGTTAAAAAATGCAGAGTTGCTCACATACCGGTGGGAAGAAAGTACCAGCGGCCCACCAAGAAAATATTTTTCGCTTACGGAAAAAGGCGCAACATTTTACGGAGAGCTTGAAGCAACCTGGAACGAGTTGGCCAATGCCGTAGAAACACTCACCAAACAAAGTACAGAACCATCAACTTAA
- a CDS encoding PspC domain-containing protein has product MKQVININFQGRVVPIEVSAFDILKIYTESLNRHFANEQGKEEIINDIESRIGELFQEKLKYGATCITEEDVNSIIKNMGRPEDFDAAGDDSHTAGNSQSSHTNDHSTFGSTLHSKKLFRDENDKVLGGVCSGLGNYFGIDSIIVRIIFVILLFSVIGFLAYIILWAVVPSSAVNEIGAYRKKLYRDTDNKLIAGVCSGLAKYFGVPVWIPRVLFLIPFLSLAFKWGHWGGFSFPDFLSFSFSPGSFLVYIILWLVLPEATTTSEKLEMKGEKVDMNSIKNSVMEEMKGVRERAEKLSKEAAGIARDKSKTMGAEFGNAVKRNRNPIGNIIAGIFKVIFYIIFGSIAIGLVFALFGLAIAAIGVFPIKDFIFSGALQNTLAWGTLIFFIAVPIVGVITWIIRRLTRTKSGNKNLAFGFSILWIVGWVCFIMLLANVSKDFRRTNNPVEQFIALSNPHVSKMDITADDPEKTYFRTNWSRFDLYEALDSDTVFVRNVVFKIEKSESDSFRVSIMRIARGQNRSAADTAARGIQYNVVQKDSMLLIDKGIAITKQNKFRNQYVIVRIYVPVGKQINIDRSVGRWNDATIGFYDEDDWDFETKNTQHNWNYNTTYVMQQDGLYTLAGEKASDSNNKSWNDDDVYDGKTKVHIDENGIRIETDNGKNFSIDKKGVEINTLDSIQQELKKQKQKIEDSIDVLKEKKKQEADKLKQKIAEENTGSTVINTILIPVYNPLM; this is encoded by the coding sequence ATGAAACAAGTAATCAATATCAACTTCCAGGGGCGAGTAGTTCCCATAGAGGTTTCAGCTTTTGATATACTAAAAATTTATACCGAAAGCCTCAACAGGCACTTTGCCAATGAACAGGGTAAAGAAGAAATTATTAACGACATTGAAAGCCGTATTGGGGAACTTTTTCAGGAAAAGTTAAAATACGGGGCTACCTGCATTACCGAAGAAGATGTAAACAGCATTATTAAAAACATGGGCCGCCCCGAAGATTTTGATGCCGCAGGAGACGACAGCCATACCGCAGGCAACAGCCAAAGCAGCCATACAAATGACCATTCAACTTTTGGCAGCACCCTTCATTCCAAAAAACTTTTCAGGGACGAAAACGATAAGGTTTTAGGTGGCGTGTGCAGCGGCCTGGGCAATTACTTTGGTATAGACTCCATAATTGTACGTATCATTTTTGTGATATTGCTTTTTTCCGTCATAGGATTTCTTGCCTATATTATTTTATGGGCTGTAGTACCCAGCTCTGCCGTAAACGAAATTGGCGCTTACCGCAAAAAATTATACCGGGACACCGATAATAAATTAATAGCCGGTGTATGCAGTGGGCTGGCAAAATACTTTGGCGTGCCGGTATGGATACCCAGGGTTTTATTTTTAATACCGTTTTTAAGCCTTGCATTTAAATGGGGCCATTGGGGCGGCTTTAGTTTCCCCGATTTTTTAAGCTTTAGCTTCAGCCCAGGTTCCTTCCTGGTATATATCATTCTTTGGCTGGTATTGCCCGAAGCAACAACTACCTCTGAAAAGCTGGAAATGAAAGGCGAAAAAGTAGATATGAATTCTATTAAAAATTCGGTAATGGAAGAAATGAAAGGCGTAAGGGAAAGAGCTGAAAAACTCAGCAAAGAAGCTGCCGGTATTGCCCGTGATAAATCAAAAACAATGGGTGCCGAATTTGGCAATGCGGTAAAGCGCAACAGAAACCCAATTGGTAATATTATTGCCGGCATTTTCAAAGTAATATTTTATATCATTTTTGGCAGTATCGCCATTGGCCTTGTGTTTGCATTATTTGGTCTGGCTATTGCCGCCATAGGTGTATTTCCCATAAAGGATTTTATTTTTAGCGGCGCTTTACAAAACACGCTTGCCTGGGGAACACTCATATTTTTTATAGCAGTACCCATTGTAGGTGTAATCACCTGGATCATACGCAGGTTAACACGTACCAAATCGGGCAATAAAAACCTTGCCTTTGGGTTTTCTATTTTATGGATAGTAGGTTGGGTGTGTTTTATAATGCTCCTGGCAAATGTGAGTAAAGATTTTCGCCGTACCAATAACCCTGTTGAACAATTTATTGCTCTTTCCAATCCGCATGTAAGCAAAATGGATATTACGGCAGACGACCCGGAGAAAACTTACTTTAGAACAAACTGGAGCCGCTTTGATTTATACGAGGCCCTGGACAGCGATACCGTTTTTGTAAGAAACGTAGTGTTCAAAATTGAAAAATCAGAATCCGACAGCTTTAGGGTGAGCATTATGCGCATTGCCCGTGGCCAAAACCGCAGCGCTGCCGATACTGCTGCAAGGGGCATTCAATACAATGTAGTTCAAAAAGATTCTATGCTGCTCATTGACAAAGGCATTGCCATTACCAAGCAAAATAAATTTCGCAACCAATATGTAATTGTAAGAATTTATGTTCCGGTAGGTAAGCAAATTAATATTGACAGGAGCGTAGGCCGCTGGAACGATGCCACAATAGGTTTTTATGATGAAGACGACTGGGATTTTGAAACCAAAAACACCCAGCACAACTGGAATTATAATACCACTTATGTAATGCAGCAGGATGGCCTTTATACCTTAGCCGGCGAAAAAGCCAGCGATTCCAATAATAAAAGCTGGAACGACGACGATGTGTACGACGGTAAAACCAAAGTACATATTGACGAAAACGGGATAAGGATTGAAACAGACAATGGAAAAAACTTCAGCATAGATAAAAAAGGAGTTGAAATTAATACGCTGGATTCCATTCAGCAGGAATTGAAAAAACAAAAGCAAAAAATTGAAGATTCTATAGATGTTTTAAAAGAAAAAAAGAAACAGGAAGCAGATAAACTCAAACAAAAAATTGCGGAAGAAAATACAGGTTCCACTGTAATTAATACTATTTTAATACCGGTTTACAACCCATTAATGTAA
- a CDS encoding redoxin family protein, whose product MKKKLLYGLAFLILVIIFLSRFGFQIGNLRIGHQKDFSYNQKSSLEGSLFYKNYYAQNKLLCINIWATWCVPCIEEMPSLNALKLQFSNKPIEFLSLSIDDDSAQLIKFLQTQKFAFKDITLENSQYRNAILNTLEGKKSDAYIAIKSVPNTYLLKNGVIIKFFPGQVDTAELRKVISENL is encoded by the coding sequence ATGAAAAAGAAACTACTTTATGGCTTAGCGTTTTTAATACTTGTAATTATCTTTTTATCCAGGTTTGGGTTTCAAATAGGCAATTTAAGAATTGGCCATCAGAAAGATTTTTCATATAATCAAAAAAGCAGCCTGGAGGGTTCCCTGTTTTATAAAAATTATTATGCTCAAAACAAGCTATTGTGTATTAATATATGGGCAACATGGTGCGTTCCTTGTATAGAAGAAATGCCCTCTTTAAATGCATTAAAATTGCAGTTTAGTAACAAACCCATTGAATTTCTGTCTTTATCAATTGACGACGATTCTGCTCAATTAATAAAATTTTTACAAACTCAAAAATTTGCATTTAAAGATATTACTCTGGAAAACAGCCAATATAGAAATGCCATACTCAATACACTGGAAGGCAAAAAATCCGATGCTTATATTGCCATAAAATCTGTACCCAATACTTATTTATTAAAAAATGGAGTAATTATTAAGTTTTTTCCCGGTCAGGTTGATACTGCTGAATTAAGAAAAGTTATTTCAGAAAACTTATAG
- the kdsB gene encoding 3-deoxy-manno-octulosonate cytidylyltransferase — MKIIAMIPARYAATRFPFKLMKQLGTKTVIRHTYDNTVATGLFAEVYVVTDSELIFNEIVKNGGKAIMSVQQHESGSDRIAEAVENIDADVVLNVQGDEPFVKKEPVNNLLKVFEDKQVQVASVMKKITNQSLLHNPNYVKVVTDKNKNALYFSRSPIPYLRDEKLAADYYEHIGVYAFQKKALMRFAKWPASKLEQYEKLEQLRYLENGVAIRMVETSEETVKIDVPEDLAAAEKYLLNFKNF, encoded by the coding sequence ATGAAAATAATTGCCATGATACCGGCACGATACGCTGCAACAAGGTTTCCGTTTAAATTAATGAAACAGCTGGGCACTAAAACTGTAATAAGGCACACCTATGACAATACAGTGGCCACGGGCTTGTTTGCGGAGGTATATGTAGTAACCGACAGCGAATTGATTTTTAATGAAATTGTAAAAAACGGCGGCAAAGCCATCATGAGCGTACAGCAACACGAAAGCGGCAGCGACAGGATTGCCGAAGCCGTAGAAAATATTGACGCAGATGTGGTATTGAACGTACAGGGCGACGAACCATTTGTAAAAAAAGAACCGGTAAATAATTTACTAAAAGTATTTGAAGATAAACAGGTGCAGGTAGCTTCAGTAATGAAAAAAATTACCAACCAAAGTTTACTGCACAACCCCAACTATGTAAAAGTGGTAACCGATAAAAATAAAAATGCCCTTTACTTTAGCCGCAGCCCAATACCCTATTTGAGGGACGAGAAATTAGCTGCTGATTATTATGAACACATTGGCGTATATGCCTTTCAAAAAAAAGCACTAATGCGCTTTGCCAAATGGCCTGCCAGCAAACTGGAGCAGTATGAAAAGCTGGAGCAACTGCGCTATTTAGAAAATGGCGTTGCTATAAGAATGGTAGAAACCAGCGAAGAAACTGTAAAAATAGATGTGCCGGAAGACCTGGCTGCGGCTGAAAAATATTTGCTAAATTTTAAAAATTTCTGA
- a CDS encoding DUF2007 domain-containing protein, with product MQTVVLKTFDDYFSANILLTRLQHEGIPCYLFDEHTVTVNPIFGAVIGGIKLVVSKGYEEAAKRLINRFEEEYQQQVLCPKCFQHKFNLVARQSPENIFTAILTWLFGNYAVAQKIYKCQNCGYETETLPSKESVYN from the coding sequence ATGCAAACCGTAGTGTTAAAGACATTCGACGATTATTTTTCTGCAAATATTTTGCTTACCCGTTTGCAGCACGAAGGTATTCCCTGTTATTTATTTGATGAGCATACCGTAACGGTAAACCCGATATTTGGCGCAGTAATTGGCGGCATTAAACTGGTAGTAAGCAAAGGATATGAAGAAGCTGCGAAGCGCCTCATTAACCGGTTTGAAGAAGAGTATCAACAACAGGTGCTGTGCCCCAAATGTTTCCAGCATAAGTTTAACCTGGTTGCCAGGCAATCGCCGGAAAATATTTTTACGGCAATACTTACCTGGCTTTTTGGCAACTATGCCGTGGCTCAAAAAATTTACAAATGCCAAAACTGCGGTTACGAAACCGAAACACTTCCTTCTAAAGAATCTGTTTACAATTAG
- a CDS encoding helix-turn-helix transcriptional regulator codes for MSFGIKLKMLRTQYKLDQDQMAKRLSVSQPVYSRYEANKKRITPSDDFVNRVACEFDVTPDWLTADADQNVFFETGSIATGATGIGQVENYYSVPKDFMDAFLKQQKMPEKMFTKYI; via the coding sequence ATGAGCTTTGGTATCAAACTAAAAATGCTTCGCACACAGTACAAATTAGATCAGGATCAAATGGCAAAACGCCTTAGCGTTTCGCAGCCGGTATACAGCCGCTATGAGGCCAATAAAAAAAGGATAACACCCAGTGATGATTTTGTAAACCGGGTAGCCTGCGAATTTGATGTAACGCCGGATTGGCTTACGGCAGATGCCGACCAAAATGTGTTTTTTGAAACCGGAAGTATTGCTACAGGCGCAACCGGTATAGGCCAGGTTGAAAATTATTACAGTGTGCCTAAAGATTTTATGGATGCATTTTTAAAGCAACAAAAAATGCCGGAGAAAATGTTTACGAAATATATTTAA
- a CDS encoding HU family DNA-binding protein yields the protein MNKAELISKIADDAGITKTQANEALDSFVAAVTKTLKSGDKVTLVGFGTFSVSKRAARNGRNPQTGAVIKIKAKKVAKFKAGKELSAKI from the coding sequence ATGAACAAAGCAGAATTGATCTCTAAAATTGCTGATGATGCAGGCATCACAAAAACACAAGCTAACGAAGCGTTAGATTCTTTTGTTGCAGCGGTTACAAAAACATTAAAATCCGGCGACAAAGTTACACTGGTTGGTTTTGGTACCTTCTCAGTATCCAAAAGGGCTGCCCGTAATGGCCGCAACCCGCAAACAGGCGCTGTAATTAAAATTAAAGCTAAAAAAGTAGCAAAATTTAAAGCCGGTAAAGAACTATCAGCTAAAATCTAA
- the rho gene encoding transcription termination factor Rho, giving the protein MYDILQLNDFLVPELLDIAETLKITNAKKLGKQDLIYKILDKQAIMTAEKKNNDGEKPKRKRIVKTATSNGIEEAEVMQEAPSKKEALPQRGKKTEITEKKNAKPKKEFAPELPLSEDEELQPISSEQTTVPAAIAQMLQAEDTQQEDVEEAPIQPKEYKQQKPPVFNIEFDGVVLGEGVLEMMPDGYGFLRSSDYNYLSSPDDIYVSPSQIKLFGLKTGDTVDGSVRPPKEGEKYFALLKVETINGKTPEEVRDRVPFDYLTPLFPFEKLELTTRADNFSTRIMDLFTPIGKGQRGLIVAQPKTGKTMLLKEVANAIAENHPECYLMVVLVDERPEEVTDMERSVKAEVIASTFDEPAEKHVKVSTIALQKAKRLVECGHDVVILLDSITRLARAHNTVAPSSGKVLSGGVEANAMQKPKQFFGAARKIENGGSLTILATALVDTGSKMDEVIFEEFKGTGNMELQLDRKLSNRRIYPAIDIVSSSTRRDDLLLDKDTFQRMWVLRKHIADMNSEEAITMLLKNMKGTKNNAEFLTSMNN; this is encoded by the coding sequence ATGTACGACATACTACAACTGAACGACTTCCTCGTTCCTGAATTGCTTGATATTGCAGAAACACTTAAAATAACCAATGCAAAAAAACTCGGCAAGCAAGACCTCATTTATAAAATTCTTGACAAACAAGCTATTATGACAGCAGAGAAAAAAAACAACGACGGTGAAAAACCAAAGCGCAAACGCATCGTAAAAACGGCAACATCCAATGGCATTGAAGAAGCAGAAGTAATGCAGGAAGCGCCTTCTAAAAAAGAAGCACTGCCGCAAAGAGGCAAAAAAACAGAAATAACTGAGAAGAAAAATGCAAAGCCAAAAAAAGAATTTGCGCCTGAGCTGCCCTTATCGGAAGACGAAGAGTTGCAACCCATCTCCAGCGAACAAACAACCGTACCCGCTGCCATTGCGCAAATGCTGCAGGCAGAAGATACACAACAGGAAGATGTAGAAGAAGCCCCGATACAACCCAAAGAATATAAACAACAAAAACCTCCTGTTTTTAATATAGAATTTGATGGCGTTGTACTGGGTGAAGGTGTTTTGGAAATGATGCCCGATGGATATGGGTTTTTACGCAGCAGCGATTACAATTACCTCAGCAGCCCTGATGATATTTATGTTTCCCCGTCGCAAATAAAATTATTTGGTTTAAAAACTGGCGATACGGTTGATGGTTCCGTGCGTCCGCCAAAAGAAGGCGAAAAATATTTTGCCCTTTTAAAAGTTGAAACCATCAATGGTAAAACGCCGGAAGAAGTTAGGGACCGTGTGCCTTTTGATTATTTAACGCCATTGTTTCCGTTTGAAAAGCTGGAACTTACTACAAGGGCAGATAATTTCAGCACCAGGATAATGGATTTATTTACTCCAATAGGCAAGGGCCAGCGTGGCCTTATTGTGGCACAGCCCAAAACCGGTAAAACCATGTTGCTGAAAGAAGTGGCCAATGCCATTGCCGAAAACCACCCTGAATGTTACCTGATGGTAGTGCTGGTTGATGAAAGGCCGGAAGAAGTAACCGATATGGAACGAAGTGTAAAAGCAGAAGTAATTGCATCCACATTTGATGAGCCTGCAGAAAAGCATGTAAAAGTTTCTACCATTGCTTTGCAAAAAGCCAAGCGCCTTGTGGAGTGTGGTCATGATGTGGTGATTTTACTTGATTCTATTACCCGATTGGCACGTGCCCACAATACTGTTGCGCCAAGTAGTGGAAAAGTTTTGAGTGGCGGTGTAGAAGCAAATGCCATGCAAAAACCTAAACAATTTTTTGGTGCAGCCCGTAAAATTGAAAACGGAGGTTCGCTTACTATTTTGGCAACAGCGCTTGTAGATACCGGAAGCAAAATGGACGAAGTGATATTTGAAGAATTTAAAGGAACCGGCAACATGGAATTGCAACTTGACCGCAAGTTGAGCAACCGAAGGATTTACCCGGCAATTGATATAGTATCTTCCAGCACAAGGCGTGACGATTTATTGCTGGACAAAGACACTTTTCAGCGTATGTGGGTATTGCGCAAGCATATTGCCGATATGAACTCTGAAGAAGCCATAACCATGTTGCTGAAAAACATGAAAGGCACCAAAAACAATGCAGAGTTTTTAACCAGTATGAACAATTAA
- a CDS encoding DUF1569 domain-containing protein: MENLYQKQTYDSVIDRLNKLTPSSQRLWGKMEVAQMLAHCKEAFKVPLSKKSMKRSPMFYLFGWMVKSKLYNDEQWKQGLPTAPNFIIKDQCNFEEENAGLQKMIIEFYTLGPQGSGLYPHPFFGKFSSEQWGKAMYKHLDHHLRQFGV; the protein is encoded by the coding sequence ATGGAAAATCTTTATCAAAAACAAACCTACGATTCGGTAATTGACCGGCTCAATAAACTCACGCCTTCATCACAAAGGTTGTGGGGCAAAATGGAGGTAGCACAAATGCTTGCTCACTGCAAAGAGGCTTTTAAAGTACCCTTGTCTAAAAAATCAATGAAACGCAGCCCCATGTTTTATCTTTTTGGATGGATGGTAAAATCGAAATTGTATAATGATGAACAATGGAAACAAGGATTGCCTACAGCGCCTAACTTCATCATAAAAGACCAGTGCAATTTTGAAGAAGAAAATGCCGGACTGCAGAAAATGATAATTGAATTTTATACACTTGGCCCACAGGGCAGCGGCTTATATCCTCATCCTTTTTTTGGAAAATTTTCATCTGAGCAATGGGGTAAAGCTATGTACAAACATTTAGACCATCATTTAAGGCAGTTTGGGGTTTAG